Part of the Georgenia sp. TF02-10 genome, CGCAGGGCGGGTACTACAACACGATCTACCAGGCCGGTGGCCAGGTCATCTCCGACGACGGCACGACCGCCGAGATCGCCTCGCCCGAAGCTGTCGAGGGCATCCAGTTCTGGACCGACCTGCAGGCCGACGGCTCCTCGCCCACGCTGCAGCAGCTCTCCGACACCGAAGCCGTGACGATGTTCGAGCAGGGCCGGGTCGCGATGTACATGTCCGGCTCGTTCTGGGCGCTGCAGTTCTACAACAACGAGGAGTTCCGCCCGAACGTCGACGTCGCGCCGCTGCCGACCGGTCCTGCCGGGCAGGCGAACATCACCAGCGGCATCGCGAACGTCGGCTTCGCCGGCACCGACCACCCCGAAGAGGTGGCGAAGTTCCTGCTGTTCGCCAGCGGTGAGCGCGCCGCACAGATCCAGGCCGAGACCGGCGCTGTCCTGCCCGCGTTCAATGGCACGCAGCAGGGCTGGCTGGATGCGATGCCGGAGTTCGAGAACCTGCAGGTCTTCATCGACGCCGTCGAGTACGCCGTCCCGCTGCCCGTGCAGGGCAATGCCGCCGAGTGGCAAGGCCTGCAGACGCAGTACCTGACGCCGGCCTGGAACGGGGAGATCTCCGCCCAGGAGGCGGCCGAGCAGTACGCGGTCGCCATCGACGAGGTCCTCGCCGCGGATCGATGAGCACACAGACCCCAGAGTCGGTGCGGCGGCCTCAGCGCCGCCGCACCGGCCTGTCCCACCGCACCGAGTGGTGGGCGTTCGTCATGATCGCCCCCGCCACGATCGGGCTCGCGGTCCTGTACCTGTGGCCGTTCGCCTCGACCTTCCTCACGAGCTTCCAGAACGTGCCCGCCTTCGGCCCGGGCGAGTTCACCGGCGTCGACAACTACGCCCGGCTCCTGGACAGCGACGCGTTCTGGCGTGCGCTGCGCAACTCCGGCCTCTACACCGGGCTGGTGCTGCTCGGCATCCCGATCGCGATCGTCCTCGCGGCCCTGATCCAGCAGGTCTCCCGCGGGCGTGGCATCTATCGGGTGCTGTTCTTCCTGCCTGTGGTGACCCTGCCGGTCGCGGTCGGGATGGTGTGGCGGTTCATCCTCAACGGTGACTTCGGCCTGTTCAACTGGTTCCTGTCGCTCTTCGGGATCCCCGGCCAGTACTGGGTCGCCGACGACCGGTTCACGATCTACGCCTTCGCCGTGGTCGGGATCTGGATGACCCTCGGCATCAACCTCATCATCCTCGGCGCCGGCCTGCAGAGCATCCCCCTCGACCTCTACGAGGCCTCGTCGCTGGACGGCGCCGGGCGGATCCGGCAGTTCTTCTCGATCACCCTGCCGCTGCTGAGTCCCACGATCTTCTTCGTGATGATCCTGTCGGTCATCTCCGCGCTGCAGATGTTCGACCTCGTCTTCGTCATGCTCGGCAGCGTCAACAACACCGCGATCGACGGGTCCAAGACCATCGTCTACCTGTTCTACGAGGCCGGCTTTGTGCAGTTCCGCCAGGGCGATGCCGCCGCCATCGCGATGGTGCTGCTGCTGATCATCATGGCCGCCACCGCCATCCAGTTCCGCCTGCAGAAGAAGTGGGTCGTCTATGACTAGCATCAGCGTGCGCGCCGCCGGGCAGGACCGGCGCGCGCCCAACCGGCACGGGGAATGGCGCATCCATGTCATCCTCATCATCGCGGCCGCGCTCATGGTCGTGCCGTTCGTGTGGGAGATCCTCGCGTCCTTCAAGACGAACGCCGAGGTCTCCTCCCTGCCACCGACGATCCTGCCCAACGAGCCCAGCGTGCGCGGATACGGCACGTTCTTCGACTCCGTCCCGTTCCTGGCCCAGTTCGCCGTCTCGGCGGCGTCGCTCGTGATGCGTGTCGTCGGGCAGGTCCTCGTCGCGGCCCTCGCCGGCTACGCCTTCGCCCGCCTGCGCTTCCCGGGCCGGAACGTGCTGTTCGTGATCTTCCTGCTGATGCTGATGGTGCCCAGCCAGCTGTTCCTGCTCGGCCAGTTCGAGATCATCCGCGACGTCGGACTGCTCAACACCGTCCCCGCCCTCGCGATCCCGGGCATCTTCTCCGCCTTCGGGACCTTCCTCATGCGGCAGGCGTTCATCACCATGCCCAAGGAGTACGAGGAGGCCGCGCGCCTGGACGGTGCGGGCCCCATCCGCACCTTCTGGAGCGTCATGCTCCCCATGGCGCGACCGATGATCGCCGCGCTGGCCGTGCTGACGTCCCTGTACTCCTGGAACGACCTGCTCTGGCCGCTCATCGTCACCCCGACGGGAAGTGCGAGGCCGTTGCCCGTCGGGCTCGCGGCGATGCAGGGGCAGTTCGGCACCGACTACCCGGCGCTCATGGCCGGAGCCATCATCTGCACGATCCCGCTGGTCCTGGTCTTCCTCGTCCTCCAGCGGCAGTTCTTCGCCGGCATCGCCTCGAGCGGCCTGAAAGGTTGACCGTGACATCCCCGATCGTTCATCTGCGACGCGACGACACCAGCGTCGTCCTCTCGCTCACCGAGGACCGGTTGCCTCGCATCCTGCACTGGGGACGCGACCTCGGACCCCTCTCACCCGACGAGCTCAACACGTTGGAGCTGTCCACTAGGCCCACCATCGGCGACAGCCCGGTGACCTACCCCCAGCCTGTGCCGGTCCTCCCGCAGCTCGCGGAGGGATGGCTCGGAACCCCCGGCCTCGCCGGCTCCCGGGACGGTCGCGCCTGGGCGCCGCTGTTCCTCGTCACCGGCGCTGTTGTGCGCGATGAGGATCCCGACGAGGCGGCGACACTGACCGTCGAGGCCGCCGACGCCGTGTCCGAGCTGGACCTGACCCTCGAGCTGCGGCTCGAGCCCAGCGGGCTGCTGCGTATGCGTGCCCGGCTGCGCAACCTCGGTGCGGCGTACCGGGTGGACCGGTTGGAGCTGTCCCTGCCGGTGCCCGACCGCGCCGACGAGCTGCTGGATCTCACCGGCCGGTGGGCGCACGAGCGGGTGCCGCAGCGGCACCCGTTCCCGCTCGGGCGGTGGGAGCGCGAGAGCCGCGGCGGCAAGCCCGGGCTGGACGCCCCCACCGTGCTGCTCGCCGGGGCGAGCGGCTTCGGGTTCCGCAGTGGCGACGTGTGGGGGGCGCACCTGGGCTGGAGCGGGAACCAGACGCTCGCGGCCGAACGCACCCCCGCGGGCTCCCGGATGCTGCGCGGCGGTGAGCTGCTGCTGCCCGACGAGCTCACCCTCGGTACCGGTGATGAGGTCGCCACCCCGTGGTTCTTCGGTTCCTGGGGAGCGGGGCTGGACGAGCTGTCCGGCCGCTTCCACCGGTTCCTGCGGGCACGGCCCGCCCATCCGTCCACGCCGCGACCGGTGCTCGTGAACACGTGGGAGGCGGTGTACTTCGACCACGATCTCGGCCGGTTGCTCGCCCTCGCCGAGCGCAGTGCCGCCCTCGGGGCCGAGCGGTTCGTCGTCGACGACGGCTGGTTCCTCGGCCGGCGCGACGACACCACTTCTCTCGGGGACTGGACCGTCGACCCCGCGGTCTGGCCGACCGGGCTCGAGCCGCTGGCCGAACGGGTGCGCGAGCTCGGCATGGACTTCGGTCTCTGGTTCGAGCCCGAGATGGTCAACCTCGACTCCGACCTCGCCCGTGAGCACCCGGAGTGGGTCTTCGACGCCGGTCACGGGCCCGGGTTGCCCTCCCGCTACCAGCACGTCCTCGACCTCGGTCACGAGGACGCCTACACGCTGGTCCGCGACCGGATCTCCGAGCTGGTCGCCCGCCTCGGTATCGCCTACATCAAGTGGGACCACAACCGGTTCCTCACCGACACCGGTCACAGCCCCGACGGGCGACCAGGGGTCAGGCGCCAGACCCAGCAGGTGTACCGGATGATGGACGAGCTGCGCGCCGCGCACCCCGGGCTGGAGATCGAGTCTTGCGCCTCCGGCGGCGGGCGCGTCGACCTCGGTGTTCTCGAGCACACCGACCGCGTCTGGGACTCGGACTGCAACGACCCGCACGAGCGCATCGACATCCAGCGCTGGACGACGCTGCTGCTGCCGCCGGAGCTGCAGGGCACCCACATCGGTGCCGAGGAGTCGCACACGACGCACCGGGTCGCGCCGCTCGCGTTCCGCGCCGCGACCGTGCTCTGGGGGCATCTCGGCGTCGAACTCGACCTCACCCGGCTCGACGACGACACGTTCGCGGCCGTCCGCGCGTGGGTGGACACCCACCGGGAGCTGAGGCCGTTGCTGCACAAGGGCACGGTCGTCCGCGCCGACACCCCGCCCGAGACCCGTCTCGACGGCGTCGTCTCCCAGGACCGCGGGGCGGGCCTGTACCAGTTCGCCGTCCTGCAGCGGCCGGCAGCCTGGCCGCCGCCCCGACTGCGCCTGCCCGGGCTCGATCCGACCCGCCGCTATCGCGTCGAGGAGCTCGTCGTGACTGACGCGGTCCCCGTCGGGCAGCGACCGCCGTGGCTTGTCGACGGCGGCATCGTCCTGCCCGGTGCGGTGCTCGCCGAGCATGGCGTGGAGGCGCCGTCCCTGGATGTCGACCGCTCGGTGCTGCTGAAGGTCACCGCGACCGACGGCCTCACATGAGCCCGCGCGACGACCTCGCGCTGATCAGGTTGTCGCGTCAGTCCGGGGAGTACTCCGTCACGGCGGTCGTCTCACGACGCGCGGCGGCGCTGCGGATGCTGCGCGTGGATGATGTCGACCTGGTCGAGCCCACGACGAGGACGACGGATCCGCCCGGGATGGCCGGTGCCATCCTCGCGCCGTGGCCCAACCGCGTCGAGGGCGCGTCCTGGTGGTTGGACGGACACGAACACCATCTGGCGGTCACCGAGCCCGAGCTCGGCCACGCCAACCACGGCCTGCTCACGGCGACAGACTTCACGGTGCCCGAACGGCGCCGGGATGCCGTCACGCTTCACACCGCCATCGCCGAGACGAAGGGGTACCCGTTCGCGCTCGACCTGTCGGTCTCCTACCGGCTGCGCGAGCACGGGATCGCCGTGACGATCACCGTGCGCAATCTCGGTGCCGCGCCCGCTCCGGTCGCCCTCGGCGCGCACCCGTACCTGCGGATCGGCGATGTGCCGACCGCGCAGCTGCGGATGAGCCTGGACGCTGACCACGCGTGGCCCCTCGACGAACGCCATGTGCCGGTCGGGCGGGTGGCCCGGACCGTGCAGGACGTGCTCGTGTCGCGCAGCCCGCGGCATGCGACCTACGAGAGCAGCGCCCCGGGCCAGGCCCTCGCGCACACCCTGACCGCCCCGGACGGTCGCCGGGTGACCCTGACTGCGGACGCCGCCCACCGTTTCACGCAGCTGTGGATCACCGAGTCCCTGCCCGCGGACGACGGGGCGCGCGAGGCGATCGCGATCGAGCCGATGACCGCGCCGCCCAACGCGCTGCGCAACGGCGCCGGACTGCGCTGGCTCGAATCCGGCGTGACGTGGACCACAGGATGGAGCATCCACCTCTCCCGCGCTGCCCCCCGCACGCCCGCGGAGGCAGAGCCCCGCCGTCAGCCGGCGGAGTCGCGGGCGCGGTAGTCGGTCGGGCTCGTACCGTGGTGTCGGCGGAACTGCCGGGAGAAGTAGAACGCGTCCGTGTAGCCGATCTCGCGCCCGATCTCGGTGACGGTCGCATCCGTCGTGTCGAGCAGCTGGCGCGCCCGCGCCATCCGCAACGCAGTGTGGTGCGCGAGCACGCCCCCTCCGGTGGCGCGGTGGAACATCGCCGTCAGATGCGACGGGGACACGCCCACGAGCACGGCGAGCTCTGGCACCTTGATCGACCCGTCCAAGCGGTCCTCCAGGTACGACATGGCGCGCTGCAGCGGGTCTCCCGGCTTGGGCAGGAGCTGGTCGACGGCGATCTGCGTGAGCAGCTTCCACGCCGCACCTGCCGCGGCGAGCATCTTCGCCGGTGACGGTGCGCGCTCGAGCGCGGTCACGACCTCGTCGAGGAGTGCCACGGCGCGCTCGACGGCGCGTACGGCGACCACCGGCTTCGCCTCCGTGACCCCGATGCTCCCGATCAGCTCCGGGACGTCCGTCCCGCCCAAGTGGGCCCACCAGATCGTCCAGGGGTCGCCGTCGTCGGCGCCGTACTCGTGCGGGACGGTCGCTGGGACGACGAGCGCCTCGCGCGCTTCGACCCGGTGCAGTTCCTGCCCGAGCCGCACCCAGCCCGCGCCACTGGCGCAGACGATCACGATGTACTCTGCGGTTCCCCGCGTGCGGCGCATCCGGTGATCCGACGCGTGCGGGTAGTAGCCGGCATCCGTCACCGCCAGGCGCCTGGTCACCGGTCGCCGCAGCGCGTCCGCGACGACCGGGCGCGGCACTACGACCAGCCGCTGCCCGCGGAAGCCCTCTTCGATCGGCACCCACCCATCCTTGCCGACGATCGGTGAATCGTCCAGGTAATGCGTAAGCCGGGCCCTGGTGCGAGCTGTCGGCGGGAGGTTGGCTGGAGACATGCACGATGACGTCACGCTCACGCTTCCCGACGCCCCCGAACATCTCGCCACCCGGCTGACGAACGGGGGTGCGGTGGCCTGGCCGCAGCCGGTGACGATCCGCACCTACGCTGTCGGCAACCCCGACCCGTATCCGCTGTTCGTCGACCGCCGCGTCTACCAGGGATCAAGCGGCCGGGTCTACCCGATCCCGTTCATCGACCGCGTCGACCACGAGGCGTCCCCCCGGCAGTGGCAGGCCATCCATCTGGAGAACCGGTGGATCCGCCTGATGGTGCTGCCTGAGCTCGGTGGGCGCATCCATATCGGCTACGACAAGAGCGCCGACTACGACTTCTTCTACCGCAACAACGTCATCAAGCCCGCCCTCGTCGGACTCGCCGGCCCGTGGATCTCCGGCGGCGTCGAGTTCAACTGGCCCCAGCACCACCGCCCGGCGACCTTCCTGCCGGTGTGCACGCAGATCGAGGAGCACGACGACGGCAGTGTCACGGTCTGGTGCTCCGACCACGACCCGTTCACCCGCATGCGCGGCACCCACGGCGTGCGCCTGCACCCCGACCGCGCCGTCGTGGAGCTCGTCGTGCGCCTGCACAACCGCACCAGCGAAACGCAGACGTTCCTGTGGTGGGCCAACGTCGCCGCCCGCGTGCACGACGACTACCAGTCCTTCTTCCCCACCGACGTCGCCTACGTCGCCGATCACGCCCGGCGCGCCATCACCGCCTTCCCCGAGGCCGACCGCCCGTACTACGGATTCGACTACACCCGACGGCACGAGACCGGCGGGGACCGGATCGACTTCTACCGCAACATCCCCGTGCCCACCTCCTACATGGTCACCGGCACCCGCGACGACTTCTTCGGCGGATACGACCACGCCGCCGGCGCCGGATTCGTGCACGTCGCCGACCGCCACATCGCCCCGGGCAAGAAGCAGTGGACCTGGGGCAACGCCCCCTTCGGGCACGCCTGGGATCGCCTCCTCACCGACGCCGACGGCCCCTACGTCGAACTCATGGCCGGTGTCTACACCGACAACCAGCCCGACTTCGCCTGGCTCGAACCCGGCGAGACCAAGACCTTCCACCAGACCTGGTTCCCGTATCAGGGCATCGACGTGGCGCACCAGGCCAACCAGGAGGCCGCCGTCCACCTCGACGTGAGCGACCACCGGCTCAGCGCCGGCATCGCCGTCACCCGCGAACGCCCCGGGGCGCGGATCCAGATCACCGTCCGTGACAACGTGCTCTACGACCAGCGCGTCGACCTCGCACCCGACACGCCCTGGACCTGGTCGACACTGCTCACCGACGACGTCGCGGCGTCGGACGCACGCATCGTCCTCGAACACGACGACGCCGTCATCCTGCAGTGGAACCCCCGCGTCCCGGTCGACGCCGCCGAACCGGATGTCGCCGTCGCACCGCTCCAACCCGACGAGATCGGCAGCGTCGACGAGCTCTATCTCACCGGCGTGCACCTGTCCCAGTACCGGCACCCCACCCGCTCACCGATCCCGTACTGGCAGGAGGGCCTGCGACGCGACCCCGGGGATGCGCGCTGCAACCTCGCCCTCGGCGCCGACCGATACCGCCACGGCCGGTACACGGACGCCGAAGCACACCTGCGCCGTGCCCTGGACCGGCTCACCGTGCACAACGCCAACCCCCGCGACGGAGAGACCTCCTACCTGCTCGGCCTCACCCTCACCCGCACCGGCCGGCTGGAGGAAGCGTTCGACGCGTTCGCCAAGGCCGCCTGGGACCGGCACTGGCTCGCACCAGCATCCCTCGAGCTCGCGCGCATCGCCGCCCAGACCGGCGACCACGCCACCGCCCTCGACAAGGTCACCGCGGCTCTGGCCGCCGCACCCGACGACACTCGCGCCCACGCCGTGCACGCGGCCCTGCTGCGCCGCCTCGGCCAGGCGGCGCAGGCGACCCAGGTGCTCGACACGGTCCTGAGCATCGAACCGCTCGACCACACCTGCCGCTTCCTGCGACACGGCGCCTCGGCGCTCGACGGGCTGGACGCACGGACCATCATCGACGTCGCCCTCGACCTCGCCCACTCCGGCGATGCCGACAACGCGCTGGACGTCCTCATGATCGCCGGCGGACTCGAGCGCACCAACGCCGGTGAAGCCCGACCGATGGCGCACTACCACCGCGCCCGTCTCCTGGACGACCTCGGCCGCCCGGACGAAGCGGCACATGCTCGTGCACAGGCCCGGCAGGCGCCCGAGGAGCTGTGCTTCCCCGCCGGGCTGGACGACCACGATGCGCTCGTCGCCGCGATCGTCGCCGACCCCTCAGACGGTCGCGCCAAGAGCCTCCTCGCGACGCTGCTGTTCGATGCCGGGCGCACCGCTGAGGCCCTCGACCTGTGGCGCGCGGCGATCGCCTCCGGTCCGGTGAGCACCGTGACCCTGCGCAACGCCGCGATCGCCACGTACACCGTCGACGGCGACATCGACCGTGCACTCGCCCTGTACGACGCGGCCCTCGAGCAACGACCCGACGCACGCCTGGTCTACGAGAGCGACCAGCTCCGGGCCCGCGCCCACGTCAACACCGGCGAGCGGCTCCAGCTGCTCGAGCAGCACCGGGACCTCGTCCTGCACCGCGACGACGCCACCACCGGTTACTGCCGCCTGCTCATCGACTCCGACCGCCTCGACGACGCAGCCGCCATCCTGGCCACACGCCGCTTCGCTCCCTGGGAAGGCGGCGAAGGCCGCGTGCTGGCCGCATGGGAAGACCTCCACCTCGCCATCGCCGACCGTCTCGA contains:
- a CDS encoding sugar ABC transporter substrate-binding protein; this translates as MRTKRVLVTAALITTGALLAGCSGGDTADTGDGGDVTITYGVWAGTQTPAMEAIAAAFEDENPGINVEVQEQPWPQYWSTLQTGAQGGTAPDAFWMLAQQIRPYASGGQLLDLTDAIESEGVDLADYPQAVLDLYDQGDGAIYGLPKDFDTNGVWYNKELFDAAGVDYPSPDWTWEDFRETARALTGDGVWGVAAPIDPQGGYYNTIYQAGGQVISDDGTTAEIASPEAVEGIQFWTDLQADGSSPTLQQLSDTEAVTMFEQGRVAMYMSGSFWALQFYNNEEFRPNVDVAPLPTGPAGQANITSGIANVGFAGTDHPEEVAKFLLFASGERAAQIQAETGAVLPAFNGTQQGWLDAMPEFENLQVFIDAVEYAVPLPVQGNAAEWQGLQTQYLTPAWNGEISAQEAAEQYAVAIDEVLAADR
- a CDS encoding carbohydrate ABC transporter permease: MSTQTPESVRRPQRRRTGLSHRTEWWAFVMIAPATIGLAVLYLWPFASTFLTSFQNVPAFGPGEFTGVDNYARLLDSDAFWRALRNSGLYTGLVLLGIPIAIVLAALIQQVSRGRGIYRVLFFLPVVTLPVAVGMVWRFILNGDFGLFNWFLSLFGIPGQYWVADDRFTIYAFAVVGIWMTLGINLIILGAGLQSIPLDLYEASSLDGAGRIRQFFSITLPLLSPTIFFVMILSVISALQMFDLVFVMLGSVNNTAIDGSKTIVYLFYEAGFVQFRQGDAAAIAMVLLLIIMAATAIQFRLQKKWVVYD
- a CDS encoding carbohydrate ABC transporter permease, producing MTSISVRAAGQDRRAPNRHGEWRIHVILIIAAALMVVPFVWEILASFKTNAEVSSLPPTILPNEPSVRGYGTFFDSVPFLAQFAVSAASLVMRVVGQVLVAALAGYAFARLRFPGRNVLFVIFLLMLMVPSQLFLLGQFEIIRDVGLLNTVPALAIPGIFSAFGTFLMRQAFITMPKEYEEAARLDGAGPIRTFWSVMLPMARPMIAALAVLTSLYSWNDLLWPLIVTPTGSARPLPVGLAAMQGQFGTDYPALMAGAIICTIPLVLVFLVLQRQFFAGIASSGLKG
- a CDS encoding alpha-galactosidase translates to MTSPIVHLRRDDTSVVLSLTEDRLPRILHWGRDLGPLSPDELNTLELSTRPTIGDSPVTYPQPVPVLPQLAEGWLGTPGLAGSRDGRAWAPLFLVTGAVVRDEDPDEAATLTVEAADAVSELDLTLELRLEPSGLLRMRARLRNLGAAYRVDRLELSLPVPDRADELLDLTGRWAHERVPQRHPFPLGRWERESRGGKPGLDAPTVLLAGASGFGFRSGDVWGAHLGWSGNQTLAAERTPAGSRMLRGGELLLPDELTLGTGDEVATPWFFGSWGAGLDELSGRFHRFLRARPAHPSTPRPVLVNTWEAVYFDHDLGRLLALAERSAALGAERFVVDDGWFLGRRDDTTSLGDWTVDPAVWPTGLEPLAERVRELGMDFGLWFEPEMVNLDSDLAREHPEWVFDAGHGPGLPSRYQHVLDLGHEDAYTLVRDRISELVARLGIAYIKWDHNRFLTDTGHSPDGRPGVRRQTQQVYRMMDELRAAHPGLEIESCASGGGRVDLGVLEHTDRVWDSDCNDPHERIDIQRWTTLLLPPELQGTHIGAEESHTTHRVAPLAFRAATVLWGHLGVELDLTRLDDDTFAAVRAWVDTHRELRPLLHKGTVVRADTPPETRLDGVVSQDRGAGLYQFAVLQRPAAWPPPRLRLPGLDPTRRYRVEELVVTDAVPVGQRPPWLVDGGIVLPGAVLAEHGVEAPSLDVDRSVLLKVTATDGLT
- a CDS encoding aldose epimerase, with the translated sequence MSPRDDLALIRLSRQSGEYSVTAVVSRRAAALRMLRVDDVDLVEPTTRTTDPPGMAGAILAPWPNRVEGASWWLDGHEHHLAVTEPELGHANHGLLTATDFTVPERRRDAVTLHTAIAETKGYPFALDLSVSYRLREHGIAVTITVRNLGAAPAPVALGAHPYLRIGDVPTAQLRMSLDADHAWPLDERHVPVGRVARTVQDVLVSRSPRHATYESSAPGQALAHTLTAPDGRRVTLTADAAHRFTQLWITESLPADDGAREAIAIEPMTAPPNALRNGAGLRWLESGVTWTTGWSIHLSRAAPRTPAEAEPRRQPAESRAR
- a CDS encoding AraC family transcriptional regulator; this encodes MPRPVVADALRRPVTRRLAVTDAGYYPHASDHRMRRTRGTAEYIVIVCASGAGWVRLGQELHRVEAREALVVPATVPHEYGADDGDPWTIWWAHLGGTDVPELIGSIGVTEAKPVVAVRAVERAVALLDEVVTALERAPSPAKMLAAAGAAWKLLTQIAVDQLLPKPGDPLQRAMSYLEDRLDGSIKVPELAVLVGVSPSHLTAMFHRATGGGVLAHHTALRMARARQLLDTTDATVTEIGREIGYTDAFYFSRQFRRHHGTSPTDYRARDSAG
- a CDS encoding DUF5107 domain-containing protein; protein product: MHDDVTLTLPDAPEHLATRLTNGGAVAWPQPVTIRTYAVGNPDPYPLFVDRRVYQGSSGRVYPIPFIDRVDHEASPRQWQAIHLENRWIRLMVLPELGGRIHIGYDKSADYDFFYRNNVIKPALVGLAGPWISGGVEFNWPQHHRPATFLPVCTQIEEHDDGSVTVWCSDHDPFTRMRGTHGVRLHPDRAVVELVVRLHNRTSETQTFLWWANVAARVHDDYQSFFPTDVAYVADHARRAITAFPEADRPYYGFDYTRRHETGGDRIDFYRNIPVPTSYMVTGTRDDFFGGYDHAAGAGFVHVADRHIAPGKKQWTWGNAPFGHAWDRLLTDADGPYVELMAGVYTDNQPDFAWLEPGETKTFHQTWFPYQGIDVAHQANQEAAVHLDVSDHRLSAGIAVTRERPGARIQITVRDNVLYDQRVDLAPDTPWTWSTLLTDDVAASDARIVLEHDDAVILQWNPRVPVDAAEPDVAVAPLQPDEIGSVDELYLTGVHLSQYRHPTRSPIPYWQEGLRRDPGDARCNLALGADRYRHGRYTDAEAHLRRALDRLTVHNANPRDGETSYLLGLTLTRTGRLEEAFDAFAKAAWDRHWLAPASLELARIAAQTGDHATALDKVTAALAAAPDDTRAHAVHAALLRRLGQAAQATQVLDTVLSIEPLDHTCRFLRHGASALDGLDARTIIDVALDLAHSGDADNALDVLMIAGGLERTNAGEARPMAHYHRARLLDDLGRPDEAAHARAQARQAPEELCFPAGLDDHDALVAAIVADPSDGRAKSLLATLLFDAGRTAEALDLWRAAIASGPVSTVTLRNAAIATYTVDGDIDRALALYDAALEQRPDARLVYESDQLRARAHVNTGERLQLLEQHRDLVLHRDDATTGYCRLLIDSDRLDDAAAILATRRFAPWEGGEGRVLAAWEDLHLAIADRLETTGDLPRALAAVEAAINVPAHLGEARHELADTTRIYSRLSALLDALGRPQDAADARRRIQTHTAVDPILPDGTIDYFATSLPDLLLFPPKDRP